CCCGGGCCGTGCTCCTGCCGCTGGTCACCGGCCTGCTTCAGGGCGGCCCGGTGCGGCTGAGGTGCGCCCTCGCCGCGGTCCTCACCCCGCCCGGCATCCCCGCCTCGCGCCCGTTGCGCCGCGAGCTGCGCGAGGTGCTCCTTGCCCGCGAGCAGGACATCGACGTCCTGGACGCGTTGCTGCGCGCCGCCGCCCGGAGCGGCGGGGACGACCTGCGCGACCTCGTCCGCCGCATCGGACTGCTCCTGGTGCGCACCCCGGAGGGCGCCGGCCGCTTCGACCGCGCCCTGGTCGACCTCGGTCGGCAGGTGCCCGGCTTCGCCGCCCGCGTGGCGCGCTGGCTCGCCGACGCGCCCGAGGAGTGGGCGGCGCTGGTCGGGCCGAGCTCCCACCGGACGATCGAGAACCTGGCGGGCGTACGCGTCCCCGCCTGAGGGGATCCCGCGCAGGCGCCGGAGGGGACCGCGGCGTCGTGCGCCCTGTCACAGCCCCCATGCCGATGCGGGCCCCAGGCACCCGGCATGGCACCCTTAGACCTGCGTACGAGGCAACCAGGACAACCACGGACACGGGTTCGACGAGCTTTCGACAAGGAGCAGGCACAGTGCAGCGCTGGCGTGGCTTGGAGGACATCCCCCAGGACTGGGGGCGCAGCGTCGTCACCATCGGCTCCTACGACGGAGTCCACCGCGGACACCAGCTGATCATCCGGCATGCCGTGAACCGCGCCCGGGAGCTTGGTGTGCCCGCCGTCGTCGTCACCTTCGACCCGCACCCCAGCGAGGTCGTCCGCCCCGGCAGCCACCCGCCGCTGCTCGCCCCGCACCACCGCCGCGCCGAACTCATGGCCGACCTGGGCGTGGACGCGGTGCTCATCCTGCCCTTCACGACCGAGTTCTCGAAGCTCTCCCCGGCCGACTTCGTCGTCAAGGTCCTCGTCGACAAGCTGCACGCCAAGGCCGTCGTCGAGGGCCCCAACTTCCGCTTCGGCCACAAGGCCGCCGGCAACGTGGAGTTCCTGGCCGCGCAGGGCAAGACCTACGACTTCGAGGTCGAGGTCGTCGACCTGTACGTGACCGGCGAGGCGGGCGGCGGCGAGCCGTTCTCCTCGACGCTGACCCGTCGTCTGGTCGCCGAGGGCGACGTCGAGGGCGCCGCCGAGATCCTGGGCCGTCCGCACAGGGTGGAGGGCGTGGTCGTCCGGGGCGCCCAGCGCGGCCGCGAGATGGGCTTCCCGACCGCCAACGTCGAGACTCTGCCGCACACCGCCATCCCCGCCGACGG
The genomic region above belongs to Streptomyces coeruleorubidus and contains:
- a CDS encoding bifunctional riboflavin kinase/FAD synthetase, yielding MQRWRGLEDIPQDWGRSVVTIGSYDGVHRGHQLIIRHAVNRARELGVPAVVVTFDPHPSEVVRPGSHPPLLAPHHRRAELMADLGVDAVLILPFTTEFSKLSPADFVVKVLVDKLHAKAVVEGPNFRFGHKAAGNVEFLAAQGKTYDFEVEVVDLYVTGEAGGGEPFSSTLTRRLVAEGDVEGAAEILGRPHRVEGVVVRGAQRGREMGFPTANVETLPHTAIPADGVYAGWLHAQGEAMPAAISVGTNPQFEGTERTVEAYAIDRVGLDLYGLHVAVDFLAFVRGQARFDTLDALLEQMAEDVKRCRELVAAAERSA